From Acidithiobacillus sp., the proteins below share one genomic window:
- the gnd gene encoding phosphogluconate dehydrogenase (NAD(+)-dependent, decarboxylating), translating to MSNKSIGMVGLGRMGANMARRLHLKGVEVTVYNRHTEKATDLADETGMHAAESLEALVQALPSRRIIWLMLPAGEATQSHIDAILPLLSKGDILINGANAFYEDSVGQSKKLEAAGVHYIDAGVSGGVWGLQEGYALMVGGSQEAVAQVTPFLEALAPGTDRGWLHCGPVGSGHFVKMVHNGIEYGMMQALAEGFAILQGKTEFALDLAKVAEMWRYGSVVRSWLLDLTADTLAKDQVLADIAPVVADSGEGLWTAQAALALKIPAPVITLALQMRWTSQGRDDYAAKLLAMMRNQFGGHAVQKEG from the coding sequence ATGAGCAATAAAAGCATCGGGATGGTCGGTCTAGGTCGAATGGGTGCCAATATGGCGCGGCGTCTGCATCTCAAGGGTGTGGAAGTCACCGTTTACAATCGCCATACCGAAAAAGCCACCGATCTGGCTGACGAAACCGGCATGCACGCTGCCGAAAGTCTGGAAGCCCTTGTTCAGGCATTGCCCAGCCGCCGAATCATCTGGCTCATGCTTCCCGCCGGAGAAGCCACCCAGAGTCATATCGACGCCATTCTTCCCTTATTGAGCAAGGGCGACATACTGATTAACGGCGCGAATGCCTTTTATGAGGACTCCGTCGGCCAATCCAAAAAATTGGAGGCGGCGGGGGTACATTATATAGACGCCGGTGTCTCGGGTGGTGTCTGGGGTCTACAAGAGGGTTATGCGCTGATGGTCGGCGGTAGCCAGGAAGCCGTAGCGCAGGTAACGCCTTTTCTGGAGGCGCTGGCACCAGGCACCGACAGGGGCTGGTTGCACTGTGGCCCCGTCGGCAGTGGCCACTTTGTCAAAATGGTCCACAATGGCATCGAATACGGAATGATGCAGGCTCTCGCCGAGGGTTTCGCCATTTTGCAAGGCAAAACCGAATTTGCGCTCGACCTCGCCAAGGTAGCCGAAATGTGGCGTTACGGCAGCGTCGTCCGCTCCTGGCTCCTTGATCTCACTGCTGACACCCTCGCCAAAGACCAGGTGCTCGCGGACATCGCGCCTGTAGTAGCGGATTCCGGTGAAGGCTTGTGGACGGCTCAGGCCGCCCTCGCGCTGAAAATCCCCGCGCCGGTCATCACCCTCGCCCTGCAAATGCGTTGGACTTCTCAGGGGCGCGACGACTACGCCGCCAAACTCCTGGCGATGATGCGTAACCAGTTTGGCGGCCACGCGGTACAAAAGGAGGGATGA
- the purT gene encoding formate-dependent phosphoribosylglycinamide formyltransferase gives MQLGTPLSASATRLLMLGAGELGKEVLIAAQRLGVETIAVDRYADAPAMQVAHRSHVLDMTDPEAILAIVKRERPHFVVPEIEAIATSALAKIEALGLATVVPSARAVQLTMDREGIRRLAAEELGLPTSPYRFAGTLAELEAAAAELDFPCVIKPVMSSSGKGQSVVRGAAELALAWQEAQTAGRVGGQRIIVEGFVDFDFEITLLTVRSAFGTTFCAPIGHRQEAGDYVESWQPQPMSEVAMRQAEKMARLVTDNLGGRGLYGVEFFVRGEEVIFSELSPRPHDTGLVTLASQRQSEFDLHLRAILGLPVDPGFRRPAASAVIRGKDLGWGPMYSGLEKALAVPESDLRLFGKPTASKLRRLGVGIACADEVEEARERARRVAAAINICPAS, from the coding sequence ATGCAACTGGGCACACCACTTTCCGCTTCTGCTACGCGTTTGCTCATGCTCGGTGCAGGTGAGTTGGGTAAAGAAGTTCTGATAGCCGCGCAGCGGTTGGGGGTAGAGACGATCGCGGTGGATCGTTACGCCGATGCGCCGGCCATGCAAGTCGCCCATCGTTCCCACGTGCTGGATATGACCGATCCAGAGGCTATTCTGGCTATTGTCAAACGCGAGCGTCCACACTTTGTGGTGCCGGAAATTGAGGCTATTGCGACTTCCGCACTGGCGAAAATCGAGGCGCTGGGGTTGGCCACCGTGGTGCCATCGGCACGGGCAGTACAACTGACCATGGACCGCGAGGGTATCCGCCGCCTCGCTGCGGAAGAGCTGGGCTTGCCGACATCGCCGTATCGCTTCGCCGGGACGCTGGCAGAGTTGGAAGCTGCGGCGGCGGAGCTGGACTTCCCCTGTGTGATCAAACCGGTCATGTCTTCCAGTGGTAAGGGGCAGTCCGTTGTGCGCGGTGCGGCGGAGCTGGCGCTGGCCTGGCAGGAGGCACAGACGGCGGGTCGGGTCGGCGGCCAGCGGATCATTGTCGAGGGTTTTGTGGACTTCGACTTCGAGATCACTCTGCTGACCGTGCGTTCTGCCTTTGGGACGACTTTTTGTGCACCTATCGGGCATCGACAGGAAGCCGGCGATTATGTGGAATCCTGGCAGCCGCAGCCGATGAGCGAGGTCGCTATGCGGCAGGCGGAAAAGATGGCGCGGTTGGTGACCGACAATTTGGGCGGACGGGGATTGTACGGAGTGGAGTTTTTCGTGCGAGGTGAAGAGGTCATCTTCAGTGAGCTCTCGCCGCGCCCTCATGATACGGGGCTGGTGACCCTGGCCAGTCAGCGTCAGAGTGAGTTCGACCTGCACCTGCGCGCCATTTTGGGTTTGCCGGTCGATCCGGGTTTCCGGCGTCCGGCGGCGTCTGCGGTGATTCGCGGGAAGGATCTCGGTTGGGGGCCAATGTATTCGGGGCTGGAAAAGGCACTGGCGGTGCCGGAAAGCGATCTGCGGCTTTTCGGCAAGCCGACGGCCAGCAAGCTCAGGCGCCTCGGGGTAGGTATTGCATGCGCCGATGAGGTGGAGGAGGCACGGGAACGCGCCCGACGGGTGGCCGCGGCGATCAACATCTGCCCTGCCTCCTGA
- a CDS encoding pyridoxal phosphate-dependent aminotransferase, translated as MKLLLELMIVDIRLSRRVNAVRPSPTLAVTARAQQLRREGKDIVSLGAGEPDFDTPEYIKEAAITAIRQGFTKYTAVGGTPELKAAVIGKFAHDNHLSYRPDEILVSVGGKQSFFNLCQALLDAGDEVIIPAPYWVSYPDIVLLAEARPVIIDTDASQRFKISPEQLDEAITPNTRLLVINSPSNPSGVTYSRPELEALGEVLRRHPHILIASDDMYEKIRFHDEEFVNIANACPDLTPRCIVMNGVSKAYAMTGWRIGYCAGPKALITAMNTVQSQSTSNPTAIAQVAAQAALEGGDSAIHEMVHAFKRRHQYVYDRLKALPGVAAMPSDGTFYSFPGFREVMAAKGLRDDLALAEALLEAGVAVVPGSAFGTPGHIRLSFATSDKNLEMALDRISAFINA; from the coding sequence ATGAAATTGCTCCTGGAGTTGATGATCGTGGATATCCGCCTTTCCCGCCGCGTGAATGCGGTGCGCCCCTCCCCCACCCTTGCGGTCACTGCCCGTGCCCAGCAACTGCGCCGCGAAGGGAAGGACATTGTCAGTTTGGGCGCTGGGGAACCGGACTTTGACACCCCCGAGTACATCAAGGAAGCCGCCATTACCGCCATCCGGCAAGGCTTCACCAAATACACCGCCGTCGGCGGCACCCCCGAGCTCAAAGCCGCCGTCATCGGCAAATTCGCGCACGACAACCATCTATCATACCGCCCCGATGAAATTCTCGTTTCTGTCGGCGGCAAGCAAAGTTTCTTCAATCTTTGTCAGGCCCTTCTGGACGCGGGCGATGAAGTCATCATTCCCGCGCCCTACTGGGTGTCTTATCCAGACATCGTGCTGCTGGCTGAAGCACGGCCTGTCATCATCGATACCGACGCCAGCCAACGTTTTAAGATCAGCCCGGAGCAACTGGATGAGGCGATTACCCCCAACACCCGCCTGCTGGTCATCAACAGCCCATCCAACCCCTCTGGCGTGACCTACAGTCGCCCGGAACTGGAAGCCCTGGGCGAGGTACTCCGCCGTCATCCGCATATCCTCATCGCCAGTGACGACATGTATGAGAAAATCCGTTTTCACGATGAGGAGTTCGTCAATATCGCCAATGCCTGCCCGGATCTGACCCCGCGCTGCATCGTCATGAATGGCGTGTCCAAGGCATATGCTATGACCGGGTGGCGCATCGGCTACTGCGCCGGCCCCAAAGCGCTGATCACCGCCATGAATACCGTACAATCCCAGAGCACCTCCAATCCCACGGCCATCGCCCAGGTGGCCGCCCAGGCAGCGCTGGAAGGTGGCGACAGCGCCATCCACGAAATGGTGCATGCCTTCAAACGGCGCCACCAATACGTCTACGACCGCCTGAAAGCGCTGCCCGGCGTCGCCGCCATGCCCTCCGATGGTACCTTTTACAGTTTTCCGGGATTCCGCGAAGTCATGGCGGCAAAAGGCCTGCGTGACGATCTTGCCCTGGCTGAAGCCCTGCTGGAGGCCGGAGTGGCAGTAGTACCAGGCTCAGCTTTCGGCACGCCTGGCCACATCCGCCTCTCCTTCGCAACCAGCGATAAGAATCTGGAGATGGCCCTGGACCGCATCAGCGCTTTTATCAACGCCTAG
- a CDS encoding copper-translocating P-type ATPase gives MANVEIGIEGMTCASCSSRVERTLNRLPGVQAAVVNLSTEQATVQYDPMQTTPAALTAAITESGYTPVIAETELVIEGMTCASCVGRVERSLRRLPGVLAATVNLATERAALRYLPDTVDQNTLIAAVTAAGYGARPIREDVAVADRKAQVIRAMRWDVVIAVMLALPILLLSMGMVMVPALDRLLGHLELFPQFWDWVQAGLATIVLAGPGRRFFRPGFLAYRHLSPDMNSLVATGTGAAWLYSMLVLVAPDWFPASARHVYFDSAAVVIAAVLFGKYLEELAKGRTSAAIKQLLGLQAKEAHVLRDGEELQLAIGAVVPGDQVVVRPGERLPVDGVVVEGDSHVDTAMLTGEPLPEHKKPGDPVVGGTVNREGRLLINATSVGRDTVLAQIIRLVEQAQTGKLPIQGLADRVVRIFTPLVILIALLSFIFWLLFGPPPAITLAMLSAVAVLVVACPCAMGLATPAAVMVGTGRAAELGVLFRKGEALESLAAVDTVCLDKTGTLTYGRPAVTQIEATDPGYLLQIAAAVESASEHPLAHAVLVAAGERHLDIPAVRDFMALPGKGVQGKVDGAIVLAGTLAWMHEQGIIMPESSVDDLQQTGRTVVYVARDGRLLGLLGISDVVRPESAQVVRALRALGLRVAMVTGDAEAAARVIGGQLGIDEIYAQVLPQDKAEIVRQLQGKGRKVVFVGEGINDSPALAQANVGMALASGTDIAMEAADITLTHGDLGGVITAIQAARQSLRTIRGNLFWAFFYNILLIPVAAGVAIPLGIQLNPMLAGVAMGLSSVFVLSNSLRLKRLQPWAAGG, from the coding sequence ATGGCGAACGTAGAGATTGGAATAGAGGGCATGACCTGCGCCTCTTGCAGCAGCCGGGTGGAGCGTACCCTGAACCGCTTGCCGGGGGTGCAGGCCGCGGTGGTGAATCTGAGTACGGAACAGGCCACAGTGCAGTACGATCCGATGCAGACTACCCCTGCCGCGCTGACTGCGGCCATCACAGAAAGCGGCTACACGCCGGTGATCGCGGAGACGGAACTGGTTATCGAAGGGATGACCTGTGCGTCCTGCGTGGGAAGAGTAGAGCGCAGTCTGCGCCGCTTGCCTGGCGTGCTGGCGGCGACGGTCAATCTCGCCACAGAACGGGCGGCACTGCGCTACCTTCCTGATACCGTGGACCAAAATACCTTGATCGCGGCAGTGACCGCGGCCGGATATGGGGCGCGCCCCATACGGGAGGATGTGGCCGTCGCTGACCGCAAAGCGCAGGTCATCCGCGCCATGCGCTGGGATGTCGTCATCGCAGTGATGCTGGCGCTCCCCATTCTGTTGCTCTCCATGGGCATGGTGATGGTTCCTGCACTCGATCGTCTGCTGGGCCACCTGGAGCTTTTTCCGCAGTTTTGGGACTGGGTGCAGGCGGGATTGGCGACCATCGTGCTGGCTGGTCCTGGTCGGCGATTTTTCCGGCCTGGTTTCCTCGCCTATCGCCATTTGTCGCCGGATATGAATTCCCTGGTAGCCACGGGGACCGGGGCCGCCTGGCTTTACAGCATGCTGGTCCTTGTGGCGCCGGACTGGTTCCCGGCCAGTGCCAGGCATGTCTATTTTGACTCCGCGGCAGTGGTGATTGCGGCAGTTCTTTTCGGTAAATATCTGGAAGAGCTGGCGAAGGGAAGGACTTCCGCAGCGATCAAACAGTTGCTGGGTCTGCAGGCAAAGGAGGCCCATGTGCTGCGCGACGGCGAGGAGTTGCAGTTAGCGATCGGTGCCGTTGTCCCGGGCGATCAAGTGGTGGTCAGGCCGGGGGAGCGTTTGCCCGTGGATGGCGTGGTCGTGGAAGGCGACTCCCACGTGGATACTGCCATGCTCACCGGCGAGCCGCTGCCGGAGCATAAAAAACCGGGTGATCCGGTGGTAGGCGGTACGGTGAACCGCGAGGGGCGTTTGCTGATCAACGCGACCTCGGTGGGCCGGGATACGGTGCTGGCGCAGATCATCCGGCTGGTGGAGCAGGCGCAAACGGGCAAGCTGCCGATTCAAGGCCTGGCGGATCGGGTGGTGCGGATTTTTACACCGCTGGTGATCCTTATCGCCCTGCTAAGCTTTATCTTCTGGCTGCTTTTCGGGCCGCCGCCAGCGATTACCCTCGCCATGCTCTCCGCGGTGGCGGTGCTGGTGGTGGCCTGTCCCTGTGCGATGGGGTTGGCGACCCCGGCGGCGGTGATGGTCGGTACTGGACGCGCCGCGGAACTGGGGGTGCTTTTTCGCAAAGGGGAGGCACTGGAGTCTCTGGCAGCGGTGGATACGGTTTGTCTGGACAAGACCGGGACCCTGACCTACGGGCGTCCGGCGGTGACGCAGATTGAGGCGACGGATCCTGGGTATTTATTGCAGATAGCTGCCGCCGTGGAGAGTGCTTCCGAGCACCCCCTGGCACACGCGGTACTGGTGGCTGCCGGCGAGCGCCATCTGGATATCCCGGCAGTGCGTGATTTTATGGCATTGCCGGGGAAGGGGGTGCAGGGCAAGGTGGATGGGGCGATCGTGCTTGCCGGTACGTTAGCCTGGATGCATGAACAAGGGATCATTATGCCGGAGTCCTCTGTGGACGACTTGCAGCAGACCGGCAGGACCGTCGTCTATGTAGCCAGGGATGGCCGCCTGCTGGGACTGCTGGGGATCAGCGATGTGGTCCGGCCGGAATCTGCCCAGGTGGTGCGGGCGCTCAGGGCGCTGGGTTTAAGGGTGGCGATGGTGACGGGCGATGCGGAGGCGGCGGCCCGGGTGATTGGTGGCCAGTTGGGGATTGACGAGATCTATGCGCAGGTATTGCCGCAGGATAAGGCGGAGATTGTGCGTCAACTGCAGGGAAAGGGCCGCAAAGTGGTTTTTGTCGGGGAGGGCATCAACGATTCGCCGGCGCTGGCGCAGGCGAATGTAGGCATGGCCTTGGCCTCGGGTACGGATATCGCGATGGAAGCGGCGGATATCACCCTTACCCATGGAGATCTGGGAGGGGTCATTACCGCGATTCAGGCGGCGCGCCAAAGCCTGCGGACCATTCGCGGGAATCTGTTCTGGGCTTTTTTTTACAACATTTTACTGATACCCGTTGCTGCCGGCGTGGCTATCCCCCTCGGAATTCAGCTCAACCCAATGCTTGCGGGCGTGGCCATGGGCTTGTCTTCGGTTTTTGTCCTCAGCAACAGTCTGCGGTTAAAGCGTTTGCAACCCTGGGCGGCAGGTGGGTGA
- a CDS encoding heavy metal-binding domain-containing protein produces MSIWEKIKQGIEEVAHDARRAAENIGQSASKGIRSQTPEEMQRYSEWELALREHRLPSFVQSRMFQTSQGRLPWISTAKACELLLQRSHGVQPIGMVTGNCWYHFGYSWTQGHYDGWHTAVERMRLEALALGANAVVDVRMKVHPGEHEDMDYGVTGTAIRIRGLPPSAEPVVATVSAVEFVRLLEDGVVPVGIAIGANFDWYSPWMGTMAEQAAQSSPFAARYWNMEITDLSAFQENVRRRALYDLREDGRRMAAAVLAHTSTTQMFHVAGDQDNRERFLCRHISIGTAISYLPQNVPQHELIPMISLLDHPLKSATTTRKDLI; encoded by the coding sequence ATGTCCATTTGGGAGAAGATCAAACAGGGCATCGAGGAAGTCGCACATGATGCCCGGCGTGCCGCAGAAAATATCGGTCAGAGTGCCAGCAAAGGCATCCGCTCACAAACCCCAGAAGAAATGCAGCGTTACTCCGAATGGGAGCTGGCGCTGCGCGAACACCGCCTCCCTTCTTTTGTTCAAAGCCGCATGTTTCAGACTAGCCAGGGGCGACTGCCCTGGATCAGTACGGCGAAGGCGTGCGAGTTGCTGCTGCAGCGCAGTCACGGTGTGCAGCCCATCGGCATGGTAACCGGCAACTGCTGGTACCATTTCGGCTATTCGTGGACGCAAGGGCACTATGACGGCTGGCATACGGCAGTGGAACGCATGCGTCTGGAGGCCCTGGCCCTGGGTGCGAATGCCGTTGTCGATGTGCGGATGAAGGTGCATCCCGGTGAGCACGAAGATATGGATTACGGCGTTACTGGCACGGCCATCCGCATTCGCGGTCTGCCGCCGTCTGCGGAGCCGGTGGTTGCTACGGTCTCCGCAGTGGAGTTTGTACGGCTGTTGGAGGACGGCGTGGTGCCGGTGGGTATTGCCATAGGGGCCAATTTTGACTGGTACAGCCCGTGGATGGGTACCATGGCTGAACAGGCCGCTCAGTCCTCCCCCTTTGCGGCACGCTACTGGAATATGGAAATCACCGACCTGTCTGCGTTCCAGGAAAATGTCCGCCGTCGTGCCCTCTACGATTTACGTGAAGATGGACGGCGAATGGCGGCCGCGGTACTGGCCCATACCAGCACCACCCAGATGTTCCATGTTGCCGGAGATCAGGACAACCGGGAACGCTTTCTGTGCCGTCACATCAGTATTGGCACGGCCATCAGTTATTTGCCGCAAAATGTCCCCCAGCACGAGTTGATTCCGATGATTTCACTCCTTGACCATCCATTGAAAAGTGCCACCACGACACGAAAGGATCTTATATGA
- a CDS encoding heavy metal-binding domain-containing protein, with protein sequence MTDTAEQLAPHAIERLKGLRSQGSHEGIFTSDLSVNEFVMVRKANFEPLGLVVGSCIYHMGIQYGNWNQNMEMDVLSQAMYQARELAMSRMEQEATLLQADGIVGVRLEVKRMEWDQEILEFMAIGTAIAHRSGASGFKGVGGKPFTSDLSGQDFWMLLQAGYRPMEMVMGSCVYHVAHQSLLKSLGNVGRNTEMEQFTQAMYDARELAMERMQHEAQEAQADGITGVQLHEGSHNWKPHIIEFFAVGTAVKAMENADALVDGLSPQLVIPVND encoded by the coding sequence ATGACGGATACCGCTGAACAACTGGCTCCTCATGCCATCGAACGTCTGAAAGGCTTGCGTTCGCAGGGCAGTCACGAAGGCATATTTACCTCCGATCTCTCCGTCAATGAATTCGTTATGGTCCGTAAGGCCAATTTTGAGCCTTTAGGGCTGGTGGTGGGTTCCTGCATTTACCACATGGGTATTCAATATGGTAACTGGAATCAGAACATGGAGATGGATGTGCTGTCCCAGGCGATGTATCAGGCTCGCGAACTGGCTATGAGTCGTATGGAACAGGAGGCTACCTTGCTACAGGCGGATGGAATTGTCGGTGTGCGCCTGGAAGTCAAACGCATGGAATGGGATCAGGAGATTCTCGAATTTATGGCGATTGGTACGGCTATCGCGCATCGGAGCGGCGCCTCTGGATTTAAGGGGGTGGGGGGTAAACCATTCACCAGCGATCTCAGCGGGCAGGATTTCTGGATGTTGCTGCAGGCGGGCTATCGACCGATGGAAATGGTGATGGGCTCCTGTGTGTATCACGTCGCCCATCAGAGCCTTTTGAAATCTCTGGGCAATGTGGGGCGCAATACCGAAATGGAGCAATTTACGCAGGCTATGTATGACGCGCGTGAGCTGGCCATGGAGCGTATGCAGCATGAGGCCCAGGAGGCCCAGGCGGATGGCATTACCGGCGTGCAACTGCATGAAGGTAGTCACAACTGGAAGCCGCATATCATTGAGTTTTTTGCGGTGGGCACGGCAGTGAAGGCCATGGAAAATGCGGATGCACTGGTCGATGGTCTGAGTCCGCAACTGGTGATCCCGGTGAATGATTGA
- a CDS encoding PspA/IM30 family protein → MSIFKRAAEILEGKVNHFLDNAEDPAEALDLSYGKMVANLQDTKRHLADVVTERVSLENQMAQAQKASDKADADARMALGANREDLARAELAQKQSELQKIASLKEAHDTVAAQAQKLTDYEHKLQDRIEQFRTQKEVTKSEMTAAQAEVKVSESLTGIGKGMDDAGDAMRRAQDRTQHMEAKAAAMDGLMESGALNDPLDSRSQIEKELDKVRAASGVDDDLARLKAEMAKDKGTPGSGASGGGGA, encoded by the coding sequence ATGTCGATCTTTAAACGTGCCGCAGAAATACTGGAAGGCAAGGTGAATCATTTTCTCGATAATGCAGAGGACCCTGCAGAAGCCCTGGATCTGTCCTACGGGAAGATGGTTGCGAATTTGCAGGATACCAAAAGACATCTTGCCGATGTGGTGACCGAACGGGTCTCTCTGGAAAACCAGATGGCGCAGGCGCAGAAGGCGTCCGATAAAGCCGACGCCGATGCCCGTATGGCGCTGGGCGCCAACCGGGAAGATCTGGCGCGCGCTGAATTGGCCCAGAAGCAGTCCGAATTGCAGAAGATCGCTTCCCTCAAGGAGGCGCATGATACCGTCGCCGCCCAGGCGCAGAAGCTGACCGATTACGAGCATAAGCTGCAGGACCGTATCGAGCAGTTCCGAACCCAGAAAGAAGTGACCAAGAGTGAGATGACCGCGGCGCAGGCGGAAGTCAAAGTCAGCGAGTCGCTCACCGGTATTGGCAAAGGCATGGATGACGCCGGTGATGCCATGCGCCGCGCTCAGGATCGTACTCAGCACATGGAGGCCAAGGCAGCGGCCATGGATGGCCTGATGGAATCTGGTGCGCTGAATGATCCTTTGGATAGCCGTAGTCAGATCGAGAAAGAGCTGGATAAGGTGCGCGCTGCGAGTGGTGTGGATGACGATCTCGCCAGGCTCAAGGCGGAAATGGCGAAGGATAAGGGCACACCGGGAAGCGGCGCCAGCGGTGGCGGGGGCGCTTGA
- a CDS encoding DUF1643 domain-containing protein gives MRIGRTVQHAPAVDTTRITALFSPCRTWRYRLTLPFSGRTGGMIAVFLKNPSSANEMAADKTVRTASEYVWRKFPQASGLHILNLYALRGTDSKEVGGALRQQGESYVIGPENDAIIRETLGTSPTVIIAWGGHAGIPPVSYSRRVAQCLDILGESKPAIWRNERKGSERYPFHACYWAYDDCLTPVRMF, from the coding sequence TTGCGCATTGGTAGAACGGTTCAGCATGCGCCCGCTGTGGATACGACCCGGATCACAGCCTTGTTCTCGCCCTGCAGGACCTGGCGATACCGCCTTACCCTCCCGTTTTCCGGCCGCACGGGGGGCATGATCGCCGTTTTTCTGAAAAATCCTTCCAGCGCGAACGAAATGGCCGCCGACAAGACCGTACGCACGGCCTCAGAGTATGTCTGGCGTAAATTTCCGCAAGCGAGTGGGTTACACATTCTGAATCTTTATGCCTTACGCGGCACGGATAGCAAGGAAGTAGGCGGCGCGCTGAGACAACAGGGGGAGTCTTACGTCATCGGTCCGGAAAATGACGCTATCATTCGCGAAACGCTTGGCACCAGCCCCACCGTCATTATTGCCTGGGGTGGCCATGCGGGTATTCCGCCTGTCTCTTACAGCAGGCGAGTAGCGCAGTGCCTCGATATCTTAGGCGAGAGTAAGCCGGCTATTTGGAGAAATGAGAGAAAGGGATCAGAAAGGTATCCATTTCATGCGTGCTATTGGGCTTATGACGACTGTCTGACGCCGGTACGGATGTTTTAG
- a CDS encoding DUF202 domain-containing protein, whose protein sequence is MFFLRHLPTVQEPRLYMALERTYLGYFKLLFVAIGTGLVSARLAVLFKALHYATLAHFFTELFNWLAWPAIALIFVVGFRFMSDLEHIEKGTPVAAKEIVDPRIYMAAERTFLAWVRTGIGLIAFGFVIEKFDFFLEQLSIMLHTRLAMGEGFSGIGIIFIFLGITNLMIGGINFIRTVKKVDEGCYHVHKFLYGLYGIILLSITIVLAIMIIHVSP, encoded by the coding sequence ATGTTCTTCTTGAGGCACCTGCCGACGGTTCAAGAACCCCGGCTTTACATGGCCTTGGAGCGCACCTATCTGGGTTATTTCAAGCTCCTCTTCGTTGCCATCGGCACCGGTTTGGTTTCCGCGCGTCTGGCCGTGCTGTTTAAGGCATTGCATTACGCTACATTGGCACATTTCTTTACGGAACTTTTCAACTGGCTGGCCTGGCCCGCCATCGCCCTGATTTTTGTGGTAGGATTTCGTTTCATGTCAGACTTGGAACACATCGAAAAAGGAACTCCCGTGGCTGCAAAAGAAATCGTTGATCCACGCATTTATATGGCCGCCGAGCGCACCTTCCTGGCATGGGTGCGCACTGGTATCGGCCTGATTGCCTTTGGTTTTGTCATTGAGAAGTTCGACTTCTTTCTGGAACAGCTCTCCATCATGCTGCACACGAGACTAGCCATGGGGGAAGGTTTCTCAGGGATAGGTATTATCTTTATTTTCCTCGGCATCACCAATCTGATGATCGGTGGTATCAACTTCATTCGCACGGTCAAAAAAGTGGACGAGGGTTGTTACCATGTCCACAAATTCCTCTACGGTCTCTATGGCATCATTCTGCTGAGCATCACCATCGTACTGGCGATCATGATCATCCATGTGTCGCCCTGA
- a CDS encoding LysR family transcriptional regulator, with amino-acid sequence MALRHATLHQMKIFTTLARHLNMTRAAETLHMTPAALSIQIKQLSEAVGAPLHEQIGKRLFLTATGRLVDAACRDVFERLEKLSIEMAGDQGLDRGSLKLSIITTAKYFAPRLLGAFCKQHPGIEISLDVDNRNHILERLKQNLDDLYIMGQVPENLNVIAQPFMENPLVVLAPADHPLTRERDIDPARLADEPFIAREPGSGTRLAAERFFEKQGVRLKVRMTLGSNEAVKQTVAGGLGLAVLSQHTLALDVASGAFAVLDVRGFPLLRQWYAVYPMGKQLSAVTEAFLEYIATEGASSKEDIPTSEPKSKL; translated from the coding sequence ATGGCACTGCGCCACGCAACCCTGCACCAAATGAAGATATTCACGACGCTAGCGCGACATCTGAATATGACCCGCGCCGCTGAGACGTTGCACATGACGCCGGCTGCCTTATCTATCCAGATCAAGCAGTTGTCGGAAGCCGTTGGTGCGCCGTTACACGAGCAAATAGGAAAACGGCTATTTCTCACCGCCACTGGACGACTGGTCGATGCAGCCTGCCGGGACGTATTTGAACGGCTGGAAAAACTATCGATAGAGATGGCCGGGGATCAAGGTCTGGATCGCGGCAGCCTGAAATTGTCCATCATCACCACCGCAAAATATTTCGCCCCCCGTCTTCTGGGCGCCTTTTGCAAGCAGCATCCGGGTATCGAGATCTCCTTGGATGTGGACAATCGGAATCACATTCTTGAGCGCCTGAAACAGAACCTAGACGACCTCTACATCATGGGCCAAGTTCCGGAAAACCTGAACGTGATCGCGCAACCTTTCATGGAGAATCCTCTGGTCGTCCTGGCTCCGGCGGACCATCCTCTAACCAGGGAGCGGGACATTGACCCCGCGCGGTTAGCCGACGAACCGTTCATTGCGCGCGAGCCAGGGTCAGGAACCCGACTCGCCGCCGAACGATTCTTCGAGAAGCAGGGCGTTCGTCTCAAGGTACGCATGACACTTGGCAGCAACGAAGCGGTGAAGCAGACGGTAGCCGGGGGGCTGGGGCTGGCGGTGCTGTCCCAGCACACGCTCGCGCTGGACGTGGCATCCGGCGCGTTCGCTGTGCTTGATGTGCGGGGTTTTCCCTTGCTACGCCAATGGTACGCCGTCTATCCTATGGGAAAGCAACTATCGGCGGTTACTGAGGCTTTTCTGGAGTACATCGCTACGGAAGGCGCCTCCTCCAAGGAGGATATACCGACGTCAGAACCGAAATCTAAGCTGTGA